One Geoalkalibacter sp. genomic window carries:
- a CDS encoding 50S ribosomal protein L23, translating to MKALHQIIRKPLITEKSSLQKEAGQVVVFEVHRDANKIEIKQAVEKAFEVKVKNVNTVLVAGKTKRRGVVLGKRSNRKKAYVTLEEGSSIDFFGV from the coding sequence ATGAAAGCGTTGCATCAGATCATCCGCAAGCCGCTGATTACCGAGAAGAGCAGTCTGCAAAAAGAAGCCGGGCAGGTCGTGGTCTTCGAAGTTCATCGCGATGCCAACAAAATCGAGATCAAGCAGGCGGTGGAAAAGGCGTTCGAAGTCAAGGTCAAGAACGTCAATACCGTGCTCGTGGCCGGCAAGACAAAGCGGCGCGGAGTGGTTCTCGGCAAGCGGTCCAACCGGAAAAAAGCCTATGTGACCCTCGAAGAGGGTAGCAGCATCGATTTTTTCGGGGTTTAG
- the rplD gene encoding 50S ribosomal protein L4, which yields MATVPVYDINKNKVSDLELSDDIFNTDVKEYLIHDMVRYQRAARRQGTAKTKTRSEVSGGGKKPYKQKGTGNARQGTIRAPHFVGGGSVFGPKPRDYEFKLNRKVKKAALRCALSIRFKEERLTVLSAIELAQISTKSFAEILKRFDLDNALVVIEEANPTVELSARNLPFVKVLRADGVNVYDLMKHRSLVLTQGAVSQLEGALQK from the coding sequence ATGGCAACAGTACCTGTTTACGATATCAATAAAAACAAGGTTTCCGACCTTGAGTTGTCCGACGACATCTTCAACACCGATGTCAAGGAATACCTGATTCACGATATGGTGCGCTATCAGCGCGCCGCGCGCCGTCAGGGCACCGCCAAGACCAAGACCCGCAGCGAGGTGTCGGGGGGCGGTAAAAAGCCCTATAAGCAAAAGGGCACGGGTAACGCCCGCCAGGGCACCATTCGCGCTCCGCATTTTGTCGGCGGCGGCTCGGTGTTCGGTCCCAAGCCCCGCGACTATGAGTTCAAGCTCAATCGCAAGGTGAAGAAGGCCGCCCTGCGCTGCGCGCTGTCCATTCGGTTCAAGGAAGAGCGGCTCACCGTGCTTTCCGCCATTGAACTGGCACAGATCAGCACCAAGTCCTTCGCCGAGATCCTCAAGCGTTTTGATCTCGACAATGCGCTGGTGGTGATCGAGGAGGCCAATCCGACTGTCGAACTCTCGGCGCGCAATCTGCCTTTTGTCAAAGTGCTGCGAGCCGATGGAGTCAATGTCTATGACCTGATGAAACATCGTAGCCTGGTTTTGACTCAAGGCGCGGTTTCTCAGCTGGAAGGAGCCTTGCAGAAATGA
- the rplC gene encoding 50S ribosomal protein L3 has translation MSKEILGKKLGMTQIFAADGRRIAVTVVEAGPCVVVQKKTVDIDGYNALQVGFGSKSAARVNKPLMGHFKKVGQGAFSHLKELRFDDIDNFKPGDQITCDIFTPGEIVDVCGISKGKGFQGVIKRWNFAGGRSTHGSMFHRAPGSIGASAWPSRVFKGKKMAGQMGNKRVTTQNLQIVEIRPEQNLLLIKGAIPGPKNSVVAIRKGVKAK, from the coding sequence ATGAGCAAGGAAATTCTTGGCAAAAAGCTGGGCATGACCCAGATTTTCGCGGCGGATGGCCGGCGCATCGCGGTGACGGTTGTCGAGGCCGGCCCCTGCGTGGTCGTGCAGAAGAAAACCGTTGACATCGACGGATACAACGCTCTGCAAGTTGGTTTCGGCAGCAAGAGCGCCGCTCGCGTCAATAAGCCGCTGATGGGCCACTTCAAGAAGGTCGGCCAGGGTGCCTTCAGTCATCTCAAAGAGCTGCGCTTTGACGATATCGACAATTTCAAGCCGGGCGATCAAATCACCTGCGACATCTTTACCCCCGGTGAAATCGTCGATGTCTGCGGTATCAGCAAGGGCAAGGGTTTTCAGGGCGTCATCAAGCGGTGGAATTTTGCCGGCGGTCGTTCGACTCACGGTTCCATGTTCCATCGCGCGCCCGGCTCCATCGGCGCCAGTGCCTGGCCCTCGCGGGTATTCAAGGGCAAGAAGATGGCCGGCCAGATGGGCAATAAGCGTGTGACCACCCAGAATCTGCAGATCGTCGAAATTCGCCCGGAGCAGAATCTGCTTCTTATCAAAGGTGCCATTCCCGGTCCCAAGAACAGTGTGGTGGCGATCCGCAAGGGCGTCAAAGCCAAATAA
- the rpsJ gene encoding 30S ribosomal protein S10, protein MPSQKIRIRLKAYDHKLLDLSVSEIVDTAKRTGARVAGPIPLPTIINKYCVLRGPHVDKKSREQFEIRTHKRLLDILEPTQQTVDALMKLDLSAGVDVEIKL, encoded by the coding sequence ATGCCCAGCCAGAAAATCAGAATTCGCCTGAAGGCTTACGACCACAAACTGCTCGATCTCTCCGTGTCCGAGATCGTCGATACGGCCAAGCGTACCGGTGCCCGGGTTGCCGGCCCCATTCCGCTGCCCACGATCATCAACAAGTACTGCGTTCTGCGCGGCCCGCACGTCGACAAAAAAAGCCGGGAGCAGTTCGAAATCCGCACTCACAAGCGGCTTCTCGATATTCTGGAACCAACCCAGCAGACGGTTGATGCGCTGATGAAACTCGACCTCTCGGCCGGTGTCGATGTCGAAATCAAGCTTTAA